CGACGGCATTTGCTCAGTGATCGTCGGGATTTTTGATGGCGATGGCGAAAAGCTTATCGGCCCGGAATTTTCTGGCATCGAGCCGGCGCTTGAACCGCACACGTCATCCGCTTAACCTGAATGAGGATGCAGCAGGGTATCAACAGAACGAATGAACATTTTGTCTGCATAGTCCGCAGGAATCATCGTCTGAAAGGCATCATTCACCCTGCCGAATTGATAGAGGAACAGCTTTGACAGCCCGGCGAGAAAATAGTTTTTCGCCAGCCAATCGAGGTCCTTTTCCGAAAACACATGGTCCTCGGCGAAAAACAGAGCGCCGTTCAATCCTGTCTTGTCTTCAAAGATAAATGGATTGCGGATGAAAAAGTCCGACAGGTGGGATAGTTCCGTCAAAGGTTCAAGGCTGAAGCCCATTCTGGAACTCTCAAGGATGTGTATTCCGCGTTTTGCTTTGAACTGAATGATGCCGTTGTTGAGAAAAGCCCGCGTCTTGCCGAAATTGACCTCGTTAAAGCCTTTCCCTTTTACATGGTGAATGGAATAATAGAACAGAGCGCCGAAAGCGCCTTCCTTGACATAGTCCGTATCGCCCTCCTTGGCGCCCAGGATCCAAAGATATGCGACTTTTTTGGCGTAGAACAGGACCGTACCGGCTATTCTCTCTTCGCCTTTTTTTATCAGCAGTAATTCCCCTTTTTTCATTTTCTCCAAATAGCAGTCGTGCGTGAGAAGAAAAGCCCGGTCCCGGTGCACTCTGAGTATATAGGGCTGATACATCTGATAATAGAATTCATCCACCAGTCGGGGATCCTTGGTGATTTCATAGTCCAATTCAAATTTTCGAACCCGGCGCAAATCGGACTCCAGGCTCTTATGTTTGCGGTAGAGCGTGTTTTCATCGGAGATATCGACGTTGCCGTCCACCCAATCAGGCACAAAGACGGCCTTGCGGCCTTTCAACCGCCTGAAAAATACCCGCATCAATTCGGTGACCATCAGGGAACAGGTATAACCCCTTTTTTTTAGCACGTCTGAACCGTTCCAGAACCAGATTCTGCCGGCATGCTGTTCCGTAAAGGCGCCGTGAAAAAGCTGATCAGCCAGATAATTTTTATTTTTTTCCATACCGGCATAGCCGATGACGAGGTTCCGGTCGCTGCCCGGCTCGATCCCTGTGATGATCCACAGGTTTAACAGGACCAGCCCCTTCAACCAGCAAAAAAAGTCGATGATTTTGGAGGGAAACCGAAGGGAAGGAGGGATTTTCCGATACAGCGTTAAGGCCGGTCCTATAAGTCTTCCGGCCATCAGCTTAAGATTGGTTCTGAGGTTCATTCGAACA
This bacterium DNA region includes the following protein-coding sequences:
- a CDS encoding GNAT family N-acetyltransferase; the protein is MNLRTNLKLMAGRLIGPALTLYRKIPPSLRFPSKIIDFFCWLKGLVLLNLWIITGIEPGSDRNLVIGYAGMEKNKNYLADQLFHGAFTEQHAGRIWFWNGSDVLKKRGYTCSLMVTELMRVFFRRLKGRKAVFVPDWVDGNVDISDENTLYRKHKSLESDLRRVRKFELDYEITKDPRLVDEFYYQMYQPYILRVHRDRAFLLTHDCYLEKMKKGELLLIKKGEERIAGTVLFYAKKVAYLWILGAKEGDTDYVKEGAFGALFYYSIHHVKGKGFNEVNFGKTRAFLNNGIIQFKAKRGIHILESSRMGFSLEPLTELSHLSDFFIRNPFIFEDKTGLNGALFFAEDHVFSEKDLDWLAKNYFLAGLSKLFLYQFGRVNDAFQTMIPADYADKMFIRSVDTLLHPHSG